CGGCACGTTCGGCAGCGGCTTGCCGGTGGAGTCGACGAGCTGATCGTCGACGGTGACGAACTTCATGTTGTAGCGTTTCGCACGCGCCTGGATCGCCGGTCCGAGCCGCACGTCGGGCGCGCAGATCACGAAGCCTTGCGCCCCTTGCGCGCCGAGGTTGTCGATTGCGGCCAGTACTTTTTCGCCGTCCGGCGTGCCGATGTTGACCACCGAGAAACCGTCCTTCTGGCCGAGCGCGGTGGCGGCTTTCTGTTCGTTGATGAACCATGCCTGTTCCGGCATCTTCACGAGAAAGCCGATCTTGAGCGGCGCATCGGCGCGCGCCGCGAGGTTCATGCCGAGCGGTGCGATGCACATCGCCGCGAGGGTGGCGCGAAGGGTCAGCCGGCGGATCTTGCTGGTCATACTCTGTCTCCGAGATGTGTGGTTGTGGTCAACCGTGCGTGGGTATTGCGGTGATTTCTGGCGATTGATTTGCAGACTAAGGTCTAGCGGCCGAACGCCTCGACTTCGACATGCCGTCCGAGCAGGAACGCATCGGCGACGAGGCGCAGCGGGCGCACGTCCACATCGTGGGCGCCGTGCGCAATCAGTCCGTGAAAGTGTTCGTAGAGCGCCCCATATTCGCGCTCGCCTTCGAGCGCAACCGGTTCGCCCGCAATCGAAAGACGTTTTCCGCCTTCCGAGATCGAGAGCAACCCGTCGGCGGTTTCGACGTCGATCTCCCATTGCTCGACGGGGCCGTGGCGCCAGTCGAACTCGGCGCGCACAGGTACGCCGTCTGTGTCGATGCAGTCGAGTTCGGCCGCGATCGGCGTCGATGCATCGCGCGGCACGAGCAGTTGCGCGCCGCACAACACGATTTCACGCGGCAGGATGTGCGTGACGATGGAGAGCGCGTTGATGCCCGGATCGAACACGCCAAGGCCGCCTGGCTCCCAGATCCATTGCTGACCCGGATGCCAGCGGCGCACGTCCTCTTTCCAGCGCACGTGCACGGAGTGGATCGTGCGGCCCTGAAGCCAGGCGCGCGCCGGCTCCACGGCACTTGCATAGCGCGAGTGCCAGGTGGCAAAGAGCGTGCGCCCCCGGGCGCGCGCCAATTCGCGCAGGGCCTCGACCTCG
This genomic stretch from Paraburkholderia caffeinilytica harbors:
- a CDS encoding Gfo/Idh/MocA family protein encodes the protein MNSTFTLAVAGIGKIARDQHLPAIAANAGFALVACASRSTQVEQVRNYADIDALLAAEPELDAVSLCAPPQVRYAQARAALEAGKHVMLEKPPGASVSEVEALRELARARGRTLFATWHSRYASAVEPARAWLQGRTIHSVHVRWKEDVRRWHPGQQWIWEPGGLGVFDPGINALSIVTHILPREIVLCGAQLLVPRDASTPIAAELDCIDTDGVPVRAEFDWRHGPVEQWEIDVETADGLLSISEGGKRLSIAGEPVALEGEREYGALYEHFHGLIAHGAHDVDVRPLRLVADAFLLGRHVEVEAFGR